One segment of Panicum virgatum strain AP13 chromosome 3K, P.virgatum_v5, whole genome shotgun sequence DNA contains the following:
- the LOC120698445 gene encoding ubiquitin-conjugating enzyme E2 7-like → MAGTVSQASLLLQKQLKDLAKNPVDGFSAGLVDDSNVFEWQVTIIGPPDTLYDGGYFNAIMTFPQNYPNSPPSVRFTSEMWHPNVYPDGRVCISILHPPGEDPNGYELASERWTPVHTVESIVLSIISMLSSPNDESPANIEAAKDCREKRDEFKKKVRHIVRKSQEML, encoded by the exons ATGGCGGGCACCGTTAGCCAGGCGAGCCTCCTGCTCCAGAAGCAGCTCAAGG ATCTCGCGAAGAACCCCGTGGATGGGTTCTCTGCCGGGCTGGTGGATGATAGCAACGTCTTCGAGTGGCAGGTCACCATCATCGGCCCGCCTGACACCCTATA TGACGGAGGCTACTTCAATGCAATAATGACCTTCCCCCAGAATTATCCCAACAGCCCACCATCAGTGAGATTTACTTCTGAGATGTGGCATCCAAATG TTTATCCTGATGGGCGTGTGTGCATTTCTATTCTTCATCCACCTGGTGAAGATCCCAATGGCTATGAACTTGCAAGTGAACGGTGGACACCAGTGCACACG GTTGAAAGTATAGTTCTGAGCATCATTTCGATGCTCTCTAGTCCAAATGATGAGTCTCCAGCGAACATTGAAGCGGCT AAGGATTGCAGAGAAAAGAGGGATGAGTTCAAGAAAAAGGTTAGGCACATTGTTCGCAAATCTCAGGAAATGCTCTGA